In Nocardioides sp. zg-1228, a single window of DNA contains:
- a CDS encoding Rv3654c family TadE-like protein, giving the protein MTPRPARAEDTGGATVLVVAMAGVLLFVTAGLAAAGGLVTAQRRAQGAADLAALGAAATLAGSSAADPCAAAARVAGAHGAALERCGLAGPTVTVTVAVAGPDVPWQEVRVTADARAGPG; this is encoded by the coding sequence GTGACGCCCCGGCCCGCGCGAGCCGAGGATACGGGCGGTGCGACCGTGCTGGTGGTCGCGATGGCCGGCGTGCTGCTGTTCGTGACGGCCGGGCTGGCCGCCGCCGGCGGGCTCGTCACCGCGCAGCGGCGCGCGCAGGGCGCCGCCGACCTGGCCGCGCTCGGCGCCGCGGCGACGCTCGCCGGCAGCAGCGCGGCCGATCCGTGCGCCGCCGCCGCTCGGGTCGCCGGCGCCCACGGGGCCGCCCTGGAGCGCTGCGGGCTCGCCGGCCCGACGGTCACCGTCACGGTGGCGGTCGCCGGACCCGACGTCCCCTGGCAGGAGGTGCGGGTCACCGCCGACGCGCGGGCGGGGCCGGGGTGA